The segment TTACCCCGGTTTCACTTTACTTTCACGTCGTCTTTGGGATAAGACCTTTCATCTTTAAAAAGCTTAGCGTTGTCGAGGTAATTACTTAAATTAAACTTCTCCAAATGGGAGGTTAATGATATGGACCAGAAAGAATTAGCATTTTTCCGCGATGCCCTGAATCAAAATCTTGATGAGATTCTACAAAAAGGACAGGAAACTATTGAAGACATGACAGAGTCCGGTGAAACTTACGCCGACCCTGCCGATCGTGCTACAGCTGAATCCGACAGAGCTTTTACTTTGCGACTAAGAGACAGAGAACGTAAATTGATCAAAAAAATTCAAAAAGCGATCAAGCGCATCGACGACGGCGACTTCGGTTTCTGTGTTGCTTGCGGAGATGACATATCAATTGCTCGCCT is part of the Maridesulfovibrio ferrireducens genome and harbors:
- the dksA gene encoding RNA polymerase-binding protein DksA; its protein translation is MDQKELAFFRDALNQNLDEILQKGQETIEDMTESGETYADPADRATAESDRAFTLRLRDRERKLIKKIQKAIKRIDDGDFGFCVACGDDISIARLKARPVTTLCIACKSRQEEEEQNRGE